The stretch of DNA GGGGATGCCCGATGATGAGACTCCGCCGTTCCCTATTCATGACTTAGGTGTAGTAGCCCAAGAAATCAGAGACCCGGCAAGAGGGCGTGTGCTCTCCTGGCCGAGAGGTAGGGTGTTTGCAATTGTCACGGTTTCAGAATCGGGACACGCGAAGAAAGTAGAGGTGTACGAATCACCTTCGGTAGACATTACCAAAATCACTTCATACGTCTTAATGAACTCCACATTCTCGCCCGCCGAGTGCGCAGGCGCGGCATGCCAAGGTGAGTTTCTATGGGAGGTGAATTACTACACGCCCTGAATATTAGAAGCCGCTTTCAATCAAATGGGCCAACAAATCCATCAACAAATGAAACAAATCCAAGCAGCCGATCAGAATCGGCGGGATTTGATCACCAATGTGTCGCATGACTTACGCACGCCATTGGCATCCATTCAGGGTTATCTGGATACCTTGCTGATCAAGAAGCAAGCGCTGGATGAAACTGAAAAAAATGAGTACTTGGCTACCGCCAGTAAGCATTGCGTTCGCTTGAATGATTTGGTCAACGACCTGTTCGAATTATCAAAATTGGATTCATTGGCAGTTAAGCCCAGCATCGAGGCCTTTTCCATGTCAGAGCTGATGCAGGACGTCAGCATGGAATTCAAAATGATGGCTGAACAAAAAAATGTTGACCTCAAAGTCGACTTGTTAGACGGCAACACAGATGTCAAAGCAGACATTGGACTGATGCAACGGGTGTTGGAAAATTTAATCAGCAATGCCATCAAGCACACCCCAGCTGATGGTAAAGTGATCTTGAAATTGGCTCAACAAGATGGCCAATTCAAAATCATCATTCGCGACACCGGCCGGGGTATCAGCAAACAGGAACTGCCATTTATATTTGATCGCCTGTACCGGGCAGAAAACTCTTCACAACACAGCAAGAGTTCATCGGGGCTTGGTCTGGCCATTGTTAAAAAGATCCTGGATTTGCACCAAGCCAAAATCAGGGTGGTCAGCAAGTTGGAAAGAGGCACCCAGTTTTCGTTTCAATTGCCGGTGGCAGTTTGATCAAAGTTTGACCGAATAAAACACCACTTCTTCATCACCCAAAGGGTCGCGGTAGATGTCGGTCTTTTGGTAGCTCATGCCCAATTTTTCCATGATGTAGATCGATGCTTTGTTACCTGGCATGGCAATGGCAGAAAAGCACGTCATGTCTTGTGAACGAGCCAAGGCTGCCATCACATGCTTGGCTGCTTCAGTGGCAAAACCCTGTCCCCAAGCCACACGTTTTAAGCGCCAGCCCAACTCCCAGTCGTGCCATTGTGGATCGTCACTGAAAAAATGCATGGGTCTGACCAAAACCCAACCAATGAATTGTTGCTTACTGATGGTGGTGAGTTTCCACAAGCCCCACCCTCTTTCCGGGTTGGCGTATTTTGCCAGGCGCGGTAGCATCACTTC from Pseudomonadales bacterium encodes:
- a CDS encoding GNAT family N-acetyltransferase, which codes for MKIPNSERLSYALISPEDADLLYELDQDVEVMRYINGGKVSTRQDIQEVMLPRLAKYANPERGWGLWKLTTISKQQFIGWVLVRPMHFFSDDPQWHDWELGWRLKRVAWGQGFATEAAKHVMAALARSQDMTCFSAIAMPGNKASIYIMEKLGMSYQKTDIYRDPLGDEEVVFYSVKL